One Candidatus Flexicrinis proximus DNA window includes the following coding sequences:
- a CDS encoding RHS repeat-associated core domain-containing protein: protein MRVYASSVQQIIDAINSPTTTEISLAPGTYEISAAYSGLSAFPLITGGRKLIVFGNNAAIVRNSGASNFRFFELQNAQLTLNNLTLRNGKLETTSSEIDGGAIAVTQTSESGIETILTIQDCIFDSNSATSTGAGQAYGGAISIVGFYSQGGNKGRIVVRDSTFEANHAKTGGAIRIINVNTAGCFNTVFEDNSATDNGGAIQAVGGTSILAIGECLFSKNAANDGGAIYNQGINMVVTASEFTENEAEIAAAIKRTNVTQVSIVQNCSIHDNVVGSAEGTVVQVDGSTHMNARLCWWGDPTGPNGVGPGSGDSVSASVDYSPFYASLDALHQGMAECPICYATNDSSITGNPISLRLGEKRLQETDLNLNTAKETLRFERSYRQDLLDDPDFTEKRRPMGIGWNHNHNFYVDPPSQTDPPQSEISARLPEGGQIVLYYDHQTSADIHHYLATAGSNSKARVVYAGGTISQIKIKTSDRAKYIFSYFSTAETCFLTERVFPSGEKWAYAYVAVANTVRLESITDEFGCALNFIYPSTGFAERPLERVEAYRNGTLVSAVDFDYVPEMINGTSIGINAKPLLGTVTDVNGNEWTYEYYGSALGETGTPNPLNYFKQRKSPPIPSLSNQVNILEKVSYTLDAGVIVGIDQDRGMIDGSSDALLTTELQFHAGTNSDQTLETIFGLTKAHTFERGILAGTSYEGFTGDVPGTGVCDIGIVFRPSQQTDANGNATRIGWKESGELLDSVTNAVGATTGFIYEELEDDGEGDAAEGGRLQAVTNALGAETQIFYDDRLRQPTLVLNGLGISPTAIRVDDKDATNAWTSVNSGSVTSNVIWDKVGHGYHRRVTTVNATSGIQSKTFSITNGKSYVIKAIVRSVTGTVDIVLSVDSVGTLSPAQNVGSTWTEVTFTSNASSTTTSQLRVSVDNVSGGSFEIYHASVIEDEAVEKIDDAFFERAITGLDVSWGVFGTPDPTVLRVATTDAGKKSRYVKTSNAAAGIQSAATITLSDEKKYLIFARVYPVTGQVQMRFTTSGVLDVTTLAEQAGGWLTLRRIVTETAASGQKLQFLAYDGAAEFVVDTVHVIEFDSLQNWRDFRYDCIWRTVEESTVNNDFASLAQKTIRSYDVSADRRGLLKTLEPIDIDGTSQSCKTIYSYDLSGRATETRVTREPTGDCNVSYTIYDLAGNLVAGIQNYHLSSGNPPTDAASAIALYNSSNPDRNIVTTHEYDELNRRIATTTNAGANDPTPPANFAKTSYTVYDELDRVVLTVANYVNGGAYDFPATWKWNGNEWKDDYGAGTTISHGSSTSNDENIISQTIYSPRGLVRLQRDVAGNTTLYGYDLADRLIKTVRSASYPDYDASMTDIPLALYPGTGNTLSAAPDMDLISTQVYDAASNIVINDENPDFTDVRRITMNGYDPMNRVIKVINSASDPGYVFSEDHALAAYDASDAVDEDIITRTVYDLVGRVEATVDAAGFLDRTVYDDIGRVVYTIRNYVPQVYNNLEVDPAGWRWIPPTEMDPGYWAFPTTGASVAPVDHGAHNDVNIISETMYDSDGRVESSRDILGRLTRIVYDGLGRQVKSIANYAAQGTVSEWTWDDGAWYTDSSGTTPVSHGINNDTNLITETHYDTNGRVDFTRNPDGTRNLTVFDAFGKVLKTVQNCADAETPSSAAAWTWKTTGSGFGWCITDASTTPVSHGENDENIIAANEYDIQSRVQQTQDIRGLMTRQVYDDAGRVVKTISNFNPALADKVPDAWSWDSGRSTWKMADDQPVQHGTANDQNIISTVEEFDLLGRVVSTRDVGGNVTFRVYDALGRQTRTISNYVEQGTTLPKNWIWSEANIRWEDGEGNAINHNGSLNDQNLISDSEYDKAGRVVLTRDPRGTATRYFYDRAGRQRTVTQAADTGLETTSYTCYDKAGRTLRRIANWIAMAGDPSPDERDSQCHYEFDPAVHGIDNDQNLITIFAYDGLGRQIEMASPAGATTQTSYGLDGQIRSTTEIGVAVEDSLADVTTQFRYDGVGRRSLVVQAYLAQGTTDPATWVWDANQNRWETAVGDAITFGTNRDRNLIVQTIYDLAGRMIRMRTPAGVDNAYCYDKLGRRTKRVLSYTAQPDTTNPVDPANWFWSTTNARWEYSAGNQVSDGANNDENMIMQVEYSDPEGPNNVTGESESKTRQPDGTQTTRRFDRMSRPLTIVYTDSDTPDVAFAHDTRSSRTRMTETVSAVKQRETLYLYDLARRLIKVEVDTDGDNDSDEIVTYAYELGGQRTLVSLPNSNDVTYSYDARGQMRTLTAWNNATTQFSYDAIGRHTLTQRANGLRSLYRYDAGGRLRLLRHVAGPRTFAQFSYEVDARGNRTQAFETQRHPGSGTTEYEYDNEAIHYLGTWTLAGESRQTTEPYASFRLAFAGNEAVTLSFGKGPDHGRFDIYIGGSLWETIDCYEPTVAKRNVVIPLQNDGPFVIEVINRPDHGPASTGNKLTFGSLSVDAEYTLQTIRYTYDAASRVLDADYYPGENTASTPVETFAYEYDVAGNLTDNNGTARTFNKLNQISSSGFAYDANGNMTNDGTNAYTWDRANRLLSMGGLSYTYDGLGNRVSQTVSSVVTKYLLDLQSGLVQVLRATKSGGIIIDPVQSYVHGPRGVHAEIGGLEIAWTHLLQDGLGSVRSEVSPTLNVNVSGAYQPYGVPSDVDGTFSQPFRFTGEMRDEIGLQYHRARYYSSSPATWSSLDPLEGVPNVPMSLNGYSYVENNPVNWTDALGLQTTTWPTTPSYPIAPDIDVRALLASAAKGGPPGILAFLFTWGIVEGIRNTDLEAYAAMNAGIQAGRDATDASKFRDPSIAATAVPFPRVPTPSGNSPLDDIDWGILGLLAGLCITALQILTSSTTRTRVRPSSQNPCDSVAFVAWWNSFPNAPTGGNQLADDYEARVAQGPGTMGTSKRVATGASFRLRDISMLNLDVDGADPTTCRLIEAKHDSSGRVWTTEGYPWRPGPDESVDFRDKDGLSGELYRYRLITRNYESIVRGLEVRTNTAEAVKFFSQELPKFGFVLGVDGFVIPYA from the coding sequence ATGAGAGTATATGCATCGTCAGTTCAACAAATTATCGATGCAATCAATAGCCCAACGACCACGGAGATTTCGCTTGCGCCGGGTACATATGAGATTTCTGCTGCATACAGCGGATTAAGTGCTTTCCCGCTGATTACTGGCGGTCGTAAGCTCATAGTCTTTGGCAATAATGCAGCTATCGTTCGCAACTCGGGCGCATCGAATTTTAGATTTTTCGAATTACAGAACGCGCAATTGACGCTCAATAACCTGACGCTTCGTAATGGAAAGCTTGAGACGACGAGTTCAGAAATCGACGGGGGGGCCATAGCAGTTACCCAGACTTCGGAAAGTGGCATAGAGACCATTTTGACTATTCAGGACTGCATATTTGATTCGAACTCCGCAACATCGACCGGTGCTGGCCAGGCATATGGCGGCGCGATTAGTATCGTAGGATTCTATTCTCAAGGCGGAAATAAAGGGAGAATTGTGGTTCGCGATTCAACATTTGAGGCGAATCACGCCAAAACTGGAGGAGCAATTCGTATTATTAATGTAAATACAGCGGGATGCTTCAACACTGTATTCGAAGACAACTCTGCTACGGATAACGGCGGTGCAATACAGGCAGTTGGAGGTACTTCGATTCTCGCTATCGGCGAATGCCTATTCAGTAAGAATGCCGCAAATGATGGTGGCGCGATCTACAATCAAGGCATCAACATGGTGGTCACCGCCAGTGAATTCACGGAGAATGAAGCGGAAATCGCGGCTGCAATCAAGCGAACAAATGTTACTCAGGTTTCAATAGTCCAGAATTGTTCGATTCACGATAATGTTGTTGGTTCTGCAGAGGGTACCGTCGTACAGGTCGACGGTTCCACTCACATGAATGCAAGACTTTGTTGGTGGGGTGATCCGACTGGACCAAACGGAGTTGGTCCAGGTAGCGGTGATTCGGTCTCGGCTAGTGTCGATTACAGTCCATTCTATGCGTCGCTTGACGCTTTGCACCAAGGTATGGCTGAATGCCCAATCTGCTATGCCACCAATGATAGTTCAATAACGGGTAACCCCATCAGCCTTCGCTTAGGTGAAAAACGGCTTCAAGAAACCGATTTGAACTTAAATACTGCCAAAGAAACGCTGCGATTTGAACGCAGCTATCGGCAGGATTTACTGGATGATCCGGATTTTACTGAAAAACGAAGGCCGATGGGGATTGGCTGGAATCACAATCATAACTTCTATGTAGACCCGCCCAGTCAAACAGACCCACCACAATCCGAGATTTCTGCACGACTACCTGAGGGCGGGCAAATTGTCCTCTATTATGATCACCAGACGAGCGCGGATATTCATCACTACCTTGCGACAGCTGGCTCGAATTCGAAGGCCAGAGTCGTTTACGCGGGTGGTACCATTTCTCAAATCAAGATCAAAACGTCAGATCGCGCTAAATATATCTTCTCCTATTTTTCCACGGCTGAGACGTGTTTCTTGACTGAACGAGTATTTCCAAGTGGGGAAAAATGGGCTTACGCCTATGTCGCCGTCGCCAACACTGTGCGTCTTGAATCCATCACTGACGAATTCGGTTGCGCGCTAAACTTTATTTATCCGAGCACAGGCTTCGCCGAGCGTCCACTCGAACGGGTCGAGGCGTATCGTAACGGCACCTTAGTTTCTGCTGTAGATTTCGATTATGTGCCAGAGATGATAAACGGTACTTCCATCGGCATCAACGCGAAGCCGCTTTTAGGTACAGTTACTGATGTAAACGGAAATGAATGGACGTATGAATATTATGGGAGCGCTTTGGGTGAGACCGGAACGCCGAATCCACTGAATTATTTCAAGCAGCGCAAATCACCGCCGATCCCATCCTTGTCAAATCAAGTGAATATCCTTGAGAAAGTTTCTTATACGCTCGATGCTGGTGTCATAGTCGGCATAGATCAAGATCGCGGAATGATTGATGGAAGCTCTGATGCCTTGCTGACAACCGAACTTCAATTCCACGCAGGCACAAACAGCGATCAAACGCTCGAGACGATCTTCGGCTTGACCAAAGCTCACACGTTTGAACGCGGTATTCTTGCTGGAACGAGCTATGAAGGATTTACTGGTGATGTGCCAGGAACCGGCGTGTGTGATATAGGGATTGTGTTTCGCCCGTCGCAGCAAACAGACGCTAACGGGAACGCGACACGAATTGGCTGGAAGGAAAGCGGAGAACTGCTCGATAGTGTAACTAACGCGGTCGGCGCAACGACTGGCTTCATATACGAGGAACTTGAGGACGATGGTGAAGGTGACGCTGCTGAGGGCGGCAGGCTCCAAGCCGTCACCAACGCCTTAGGCGCAGAAACACAAATCTTCTACGACGACCGACTTCGCCAGCCAACGCTCGTGCTTAACGGTCTTGGCATAAGCCCGACGGCCATACGCGTTGACGACAAGGACGCGACAAATGCCTGGACGAGCGTTAACTCAGGAAGCGTCACATCTAATGTGATCTGGGACAAGGTCGGGCACGGATATCATCGGCGAGTGACGACGGTCAATGCCACGTCAGGCATCCAGAGTAAGACATTCAGCATTACAAACGGGAAAAGCTATGTCATCAAGGCTATTGTTCGGTCGGTAACCGGAACCGTAGACATCGTCCTTTCTGTCGATAGTGTCGGCACACTTTCTCCCGCACAAAATGTGGGATCGACCTGGACGGAAGTTACATTCACTTCAAACGCATCGTCAACCACGACTTCGCAACTAAGAGTCTCTGTCGACAATGTCAGCGGCGGCAGCTTTGAAATCTACCACGCCTCAGTGATAGAAGACGAGGCCGTCGAAAAGATCGACGACGCGTTCTTTGAGCGGGCGATCACCGGACTCGATGTGAGTTGGGGTGTATTCGGCACACCAGATCCGACTGTCTTGCGAGTTGCGACGACGGATGCCGGTAAGAAATCCCGATATGTGAAAACGAGTAACGCGGCAGCTGGCATACAGAGCGCAGCGACAATTACTCTGTCCGATGAAAAGAAGTATCTGATTTTTGCACGGGTTTACCCTGTCACCGGCCAAGTACAGATGCGTTTCACCACTTCTGGAGTCTTGGACGTAACCACCTTGGCGGAACAGGCCGGAGGATGGCTGACATTACGCAGAATCGTTACAGAAACGGCGGCGTCGGGGCAAAAACTCCAGTTCCTCGCGTATGATGGGGCAGCCGAATTCGTCGTCGATACGGTTCATGTTATTGAATTCGACAGCTTGCAGAATTGGCGCGATTTCCGTTACGACTGTATCTGGCGCACCGTTGAAGAATCTACCGTAAACAATGACTTCGCTTCGCTTGCTCAAAAAACGATTCGGTCTTACGACGTATCCGCTGATCGTCGTGGTTTGTTGAAGACACTCGAACCAATCGACATTGACGGAACATCGCAAAGCTGTAAAACCATTTACAGTTATGATCTTTCAGGAAGAGCGACGGAAACGCGTGTCACGCGAGAGCCAACCGGTGACTGCAACGTGTCCTATACGATTTACGACCTCGCAGGCAACCTTGTCGCAGGCATTCAAAACTATCACTTGTCGAGCGGGAACCCGCCGACGGACGCCGCGAGCGCGATAGCCCTCTATAACTCCAGTAACCCGGACAGAAACATCGTTACGACACACGAATACGATGAACTCAATCGTCGGATTGCCACGACGACGAATGCGGGCGCTAATGATCCCACGCCGCCCGCCAATTTCGCGAAGACATCCTATACCGTGTACGACGAGCTTGATCGTGTCGTCTTGACGGTTGCCAATTATGTGAACGGTGGCGCTTATGATTTTCCTGCGACCTGGAAATGGAATGGGAATGAGTGGAAAGACGACTACGGAGCAGGGACGACGATTTCGCACGGCTCTAGCACGAGCAACGACGAAAATATCATTTCTCAGACCATATATAGCCCACGCGGATTGGTGCGGTTGCAGCGCGATGTTGCAGGGAATACGACACTTTACGGTTACGATCTTGCAGACCGGCTGATAAAAACGGTTCGAAGCGCCAGTTACCCTGACTACGACGCAAGCATGACGGACATCCCACTGGCACTCTACCCAGGAACTGGAAATACCTTGAGTGCGGCTCCAGATATGGATCTGATTTCGACCCAAGTATATGACGCGGCGAGCAACATCGTCATCAATGATGAGAATCCCGATTTCACAGACGTTCGCCGTATAACGATGAATGGGTATGACCCCATGAATCGTGTCATTAAAGTCATTAACTCGGCAAGTGATCCGGGGTATGTGTTCTCCGAAGATCATGCGTTGGCAGCATACGATGCCAGCGATGCCGTAGATGAAGATATCATCACGAGAACCGTATACGATCTCGTTGGCCGCGTCGAAGCGACCGTTGATGCAGCCGGGTTCCTCGACCGGACGGTCTACGACGATATTGGGCGCGTTGTATACACGATCCGAAATTATGTGCCGCAGGTTTACAACAACCTCGAAGTCGATCCTGCCGGTTGGCGCTGGATTCCGCCTACAGAGATGGATCCCGGCTACTGGGCATTTCCGACGACTGGAGCAAGCGTCGCCCCTGTTGATCACGGCGCGCACAACGACGTAAACATAATCTCCGAAACAATGTATGACTCGGACGGACGGGTAGAATCCAGTCGCGACATCTTGGGACGACTCACGCGCATTGTCTACGACGGCTTAGGCCGCCAGGTAAAGTCCATCGCGAATTACGCCGCACAAGGGACAGTTAGCGAATGGACATGGGATGACGGAGCTTGGTACACCGATTCATCCGGTACGACGCCAGTTTCACATGGCATCAACAATGACACGAATTTAATCACCGAAACGCATTATGATACGAACGGTCGCGTCGACTTCACGCGGAATCCTGACGGAACGCGCAATCTGACCGTCTTCGATGCGTTCGGGAAAGTGCTCAAGACAGTTCAGAACTGCGCCGATGCCGAGACGCCTTCATCGGCGGCCGCGTGGACCTGGAAAACGACCGGGAGCGGCTTTGGATGGTGTATCACCGATGCCAGTACAACACCGGTCTCGCATGGTGAGAACGACGAGAATATTATCGCTGCGAATGAGTACGACATCCAATCCCGTGTCCAGCAGACACAGGACATTCGCGGCCTTATGACACGGCAGGTATACGACGATGCGGGGCGCGTCGTCAAGACGATTTCGAATTTTAACCCGGCGCTTGCGGACAAAGTTCCGGACGCGTGGTCTTGGGATTCGGGCCGCAGTACGTGGAAGATGGCGGATGACCAGCCTGTTCAGCATGGAACGGCCAACGATCAGAATATCATCTCGACGGTTGAAGAGTTCGATCTCTTGGGACGTGTCGTGAGCACACGCGATGTCGGCGGCAATGTGACATTCCGGGTGTACGACGCGCTCGGTCGCCAAACGCGAACTATTTCCAACTACGTCGAACAGGGAACGACGCTGCCTAAGAACTGGATATGGAGTGAGGCCAATATCCGGTGGGAAGATGGCGAGGGCAACGCGATCAACCATAATGGATCGCTCAACGATCAGAACCTGATCAGCGACAGTGAGTACGATAAAGCGGGGCGCGTCGTTCTCACGCGCGACCCCCGCGGCACGGCGACGCGGTATTTCTACGACCGCGCGGGGCGTCAGCGCACCGTGACGCAAGCAGCGGATACAGGTCTTGAAACGACCAGCTATACCTGCTATGACAAGGCTGGACGGACGCTGCGCCGGATTGCGAATTGGATCGCAATGGCGGGTGATCCGTCGCCTGATGAGCGCGATTCACAATGCCACTATGAATTCGATCCTGCTGTACATGGTATCGACAACGATCAGAATTTGATCACGATCTTTGCCTACGACGGACTAGGTCGCCAGATCGAGATGGCGTCGCCCGCAGGCGCAACGACGCAAACCTCATACGGTCTCGACGGTCAAATCAGATCGACGACCGAGATCGGTGTCGCGGTCGAGGATAGTCTTGCCGATGTGACAACGCAATTCCGCTACGATGGAGTCGGACGGCGTAGCCTCGTTGTGCAAGCCTACCTTGCGCAAGGAACCACCGATCCGGCTACATGGGTATGGGACGCCAACCAAAATCGTTGGGAGACGGCCGTCGGCGACGCGATCACGTTCGGCACAAACCGCGACCGCAATCTGATCGTCCAGACGATCTACGACCTCGCCGGACGCATGATCCGGATGCGGACGCCTGCTGGGGTCGATAACGCCTATTGCTACGATAAGCTCGGCCGTCGGACCAAGCGTGTATTGAGCTACACGGCGCAGCCGGATACGACCAACCCCGTCGATCCTGCAAACTGGTTCTGGAGCACAACCAACGCCCGTTGGGAATATAGTGCAGGCAATCAGGTCAGTGATGGCGCCAACAACGACGAAAATATGATTATGCAGGTCGAATACTCGGACCCAGAAGGGCCGAATAACGTCACTGGCGAGTCGGAATCGAAAACCCGACAGCCCGACGGCACGCAGACCACACGCCGGTTCGACCGCATGAGCCGTCCACTCACCATTGTCTATACCGACTCGGACACCCCAGATGTGGCGTTTGCCCACGACACACGCAGCAGTCGCACACGCATGACCGAAACGGTTTCAGCCGTCAAGCAGCGCGAAACGCTGTACTTGTACGATCTCGCACGCCGATTGATCAAAGTCGAAGTCGATACGGACGGCGACAATGACAGCGATGAAATAGTCACATATGCATATGAACTCGGCGGCCAGCGTACGCTGGTGTCGCTGCCCAACAGCAATGACGTGACCTACAGCTACGACGCGCGCGGGCAGATGCGGACACTGACCGCATGGAACAACGCGACGACGCAGTTCAGCTACGACGCAATCGGACGCCACACCCTGACTCAGCGTGCCAATGGCCTGCGCTCACTGTACCGCTACGACGCCGGGGGACGACTCCGCCTGCTACGGCACGTCGCCGGACCGCGCACGTTCGCGCAGTTTTCCTACGAGGTGGACGCACGCGGCAACCGCACCCAAGCGTTCGAAACGCAGCGGCACCCCGGCAGCGGCACGACCGAGTACGAGTATGATAATGAAGCCATACACTACTTAGGAACTTGGACGCTTGCAGGCGAGTCTCGCCAGACGACAGAACCTTACGCATCGTTCCGGCTCGCCTTCGCCGGAAATGAAGCAGTCACCTTGTCTTTTGGCAAAGGACCCGATCACGGGCGGTTCGACATCTATATCGGCGGGTCACTTTGGGAGACGATCGATTGTTACGAACCGACCGTCGCCAAACGCAATGTTGTGATCCCGCTTCAAAATGACGGCCCATTCGTGATCGAAGTCATCAATCGCCCGGATCACGGTCCTGCTTCGACGGGCAACAAGCTCACCTTCGGAAGTCTCTCGGTCGACGCCGAATACACGCTCCAGACGATCCGCTATACGTACGATGCCGCCTCGCGCGTGCTGGATGCGGACTATTATCCGGGGGAGAATACCGCCTCGACGCCGGTAGAGACGTTCGCCTACGAATACGACGTCGCAGGGAATTTGACTGATAATAATGGGACAGCGCGGACGTTCAACAAGCTAAACCAGATCAGCAGCAGCGGCTTTGCCTACGACGCCAACGGCAACATGACGAATGATGGGACGAATGCCTACACGTGGGATCGCGCCAATCGCCTGCTGTCGATGGGCGGACTGTCGTACACATACGATGGTCTTGGCAATCGCGTCTCGCAGACGGTCAGCAGCGTCGTGACAAAGTATCTGCTCGATCTGCAGTCGGGACTAGTGCAGGTCCTGCGGGCGACCAAGTCGGGCGGCATCATCATCGACCCGGTTCAGAGTTACGTTCATGGTCCGCGTGGGGTCCATGCGGAAATCGGTGGGTTGGAAATCGCTTGGACGCATCTTTTGCAGGACGGGCTTGGGAGCGTGCGGAGCGAAGTCTCGCCGACCTTGAACGTGAACGTATCGGGCGCGTATCAACCATACGGTGTGCCATCGGACGTAGACGGAACGTTCTCGCAACCCTTCCGCTTCACCGGCGAGATGAGAGATGAGATTGGCTTGCAGTACCATCGCGCGCGATACTATTCATCCAGTCCTGCAACGTGGTCCAGTCTGGATCCGCTTGAAGGAGTTCCTAATGTACCCATGAGCCTCAACGGCTATAGCTATGTCGAAAATAATCCCGTGAATTGGACAGATGCATTAGGCCTGCAAACAACTACTTGGCCTACGACGCCTTCGTATCCGATAGCTCCGGATATTGATGTACGTGCGTTACTGGCGTCAGCAGCCAAAGGAGGCCCTCCCGGTATTCTCGCCTTTCTCTTCACGTGGGGCATAGTTGAGGGGATAAGAAACACTGACCTAGAGGCATATGCGGCAATGAATGCTGGTATTCAAGCTGGTCGAGACGCAACTGACGCAAGCAAATTTCGCGATCCAAGTATTGCTGCAACTGCGGTACCCTTTCCCCGCGTTCCCACACCTTCAGGAAACTCGCCGCTCGACGATATCGATTGGGGAATATTAGGTCTACTTGCGGGGTTGTGCATAACGGCACTGCAAATTCTCACGTCCTCAACGACACGAACGCGAGTTCGACCGTCATCGCAAAATCCTTGTGACTCGGTTGCCTTTGTAGCTTGGTGGAATTCATTCCCAAATGCACCGACAGGAGGGAATCAACTAGCGGACGATTACGAGGCTCGTGTTGCTCAGGGTCCTGGCACTATGGGTACAAGCAAAAGGGTAGCTACTGGAGCTTCTTTCCGCCTTAGGGATATAAGTATGCTTAATCTGGATGTTGATGGAGCAGATCCGACAACTTGTAGACTTATTGAGGCTAAACATGACAGCTCCGGGAGAGTGTGGACTACTGAAGGTTACCCATGGCGACCTGGGCCCGACGAAAGTGTGGACTTTCGGGATAAAGATGGTCTTTCAGGGGAACTATATCGATATCGATTAATAACACGAAATTACGAGAGCATTGTCAGGGGTCTCGAAGTCAGAACTAATACTGCTGAGGCAGTGAAATTCTTCTCTCAAGAACTACCAAAATTTGGGTTCGTTTTGGGTGTTGATGGATTTGTGATCCCATACGCATAA